From a single Nitrospirota bacterium genomic region:
- a CDS encoding ABC transporter permease has product MKIPFSYSIRNLWARRLTTVLTVSGMALVVFVFAAVLMLAEGLQKTLVQTGSYDNVVIIRKAAESEVQSGVERLQASIVETQPEIAMDEDGKRLVAKELVVLIALPKRGTDNPSNIVIRGIEEKSMGLRPQVRLMRGRMPKPGSSEIITGLSIAKRFEGGGIGESLRFGMRDWTVVGIFDAGNTGFNSEIWGDVNQLMQSFRRPVFSSVIFRLSNPADFDRVKQRLDNDPQLTIEALRETRYYEKQSEMMAKFLRILGITLTVIFSLGAVIGAMITMYAAVANRTAEIGTMRAIGFSRRSILAAFIVESLFLGFIGGVVGLFFASFLQLYTISTMNFQTFSELAFSFSLTFGIMYKAMAFALAMGFTGGVLPAVRASRMNIVESLRAS; this is encoded by the coding sequence ATGAAGATTCCTTTCTCCTACAGCATACGGAATCTCTGGGCACGCAGACTTACCACGGTATTGACGGTATCCGGCATGGCGTTAGTGGTATTTGTCTTTGCAGCAGTCCTGATGCTTGCCGAAGGGCTGCAGAAAACCCTGGTTCAGACAGGATCGTATGATAACGTTGTGATTATCAGAAAAGCAGCCGAATCCGAAGTCCAGAGCGGGGTCGAAAGGCTTCAGGCATCTATTGTGGAGACCCAGCCGGAGATTGCGATGGACGAGGACGGGAAAAGGCTTGTCGCAAAGGAACTGGTGGTGCTGATCGCGCTTCCCAAGCGAGGTACTGATAACCCCTCAAACATTGTCATCAGAGGGATTGAAGAAAAGTCGATGGGGTTGCGGCCGCAGGTCAGACTCATGAGGGGTCGTATGCCAAAACCGGGCTCATCGGAAATCATAACAGGGCTGAGCATTGCAAAGCGGTTTGAGGGCGGAGGCATCGGGGAGTCTCTTCGTTTTGGCATGAGAGACTGGACGGTTGTCGGGATTTTCGATGCAGGGAATACCGGCTTCAATTCCGAGATATGGGGGGATGTGAATCAGCTCATGCAGTCCTTCAGGCGTCCGGTATTTTCTTCCGTGATATTCAGGCTCAGCAATCCTGCCGATTTTGATCGGGTAAAGCAAAGGCTCGACAATGACCCGCAGCTTACCATTGAGGCACTGCGTGAGACGAGATACTATGAAAAACAGTCCGAGATGATGGCCAAATTTCTGAGGATTCTCGGCATTACCCTCACAGTAATATTTTCTCTCGGTGCGGTTATCGGTGCAATGATCACTATGTATGCGGCGGTTGCCAACAGAACCGCAGAAATCGGTACCATGCGGGCGATCGGGTTTTCCAGAAGAAGCATTCTTGCAGCGTTTATTGTCGAGTCCCTGTTCCTCGGGTTCATCGGAGGGGTCGTCGGACTGTTTTTTGCTTCGTTTTTGCAGCTGTATACGATTTCGACCATGAATTTTCAGACGTTTTCTGAGCTTGCGTTCTCATTCTCGCTGACCTTCGGTATTATGTACAAAGCCATGGCTTTTGCGCTTGCAATGGGTTTCACGGGCGGCGTGCTCCCTGCAGTAAGAGCATCGCGAATGAATATTGTGGAGTCATTGAGGGCAAGCTGA
- a CDS encoding sensor domain-containing diguanylate cyclase produces MIVTASIILAAGILLFVLVRHFQKESNRQKHADGQDSADQGKTLFRDQHIQKLTVQINKLAALNNRYLTFMLKVPAIVQRLHSTMKLDGIVLSIIDMVNDVLTTDKVEIYLFDDSANLLRKYSANGSTQQEETSCALGEGIIGAAAKHRFLMVTEHFSRNHPSLTPGKEQQLSMAMPILFKDSLLGVIGIGRIESPSGNEGDLLRMIADIAGVALINQTALNEAQHKANTDPLTGLNNRNYLFKMAQHYIEKSVRERTVLSVFLFDIDNFKHYNDTNGHGAGDQLLRELSQLIRDATRRQSIIARYGGEEFIVMLPEISREDALQYAERLRETIAHHDFAYRAKQPLGFVSISGGVACFPQDGDTIHKVIEHADIALYRAKSMGRNRILLYEPASPEEKAIGTFMKAGPSFPSKK; encoded by the coding sequence ATGATTGTGACTGCTTCCATAATACTCGCTGCCGGGATTCTTCTGTTTGTTCTGGTCCGGCATTTTCAAAAGGAGAGCAACCGGCAAAAGCATGCTGATGGTCAGGACTCTGCAGACCAGGGCAAGACATTGTTCAGAGACCAGCATATCCAGAAGCTGACCGTGCAAATAAACAAACTGGCCGCACTGAACAACCGCTACCTTACATTTATGCTGAAAGTCCCCGCGATCGTGCAGCGTTTGCATTCAACCATGAAATTGGATGGCATTGTGCTCTCGATCATAGACATGGTAAACGACGTCCTCACAACCGACAAAGTGGAAATCTATCTTTTCGACGACTCTGCAAATCTCCTCAGGAAATACTCTGCCAATGGAAGTACGCAGCAGGAGGAGACTTCCTGTGCCCTTGGAGAAGGTATCATCGGTGCTGCGGCAAAACACCGGTTTCTCATGGTTACAGAACATTTTTCCAGGAATCATCCTTCACTAACTCCCGGCAAGGAACAGCAACTTTCGATGGCAATGCCGATCCTCTTTAAAGACAGCCTTCTGGGTGTCATAGGCATTGGCAGGATAGAAAGCCCCTCCGGCAATGAGGGCGATTTGCTGAGAATGATCGCGGACATAGCGGGTGTTGCCCTTATCAACCAGACCGCCCTGAATGAAGCCCAGCACAAGGCTAATACAGATCCGCTGACCGGCCTGAACAACCGGAATTACCTTTTCAAAATGGCACAGCATTACATTGAAAAATCAGTCAGGGAGAGAACTGTTCTCTCGGTATTCCTTTTTGATATCGACAATTTCAAGCACTATAATGATACAAATGGTCATGGTGCGGGCGACCAGCTGCTCAGGGAACTGAGCCAGCTGATCCGGGATGCTACACGGAGACAGTCCATTATCGCACGCTACGGCGGCGAGGAGTTTATCGTCATGCTTCCCGAAATTTCGAGGGAAGACGCCCTGCAGTATGCAGAACGGCTCAGGGAAACAATAGCGCACCATGATTTTGCATACAGGGCAAAGCAGCCTTTGGGATTCGTTTCCATTAGCGGAGGCGTTGCGTGCTTCCCGCAGGACGGTGATACCATACATAAAGTCATTGAACATGCTGATATCGCGCTGTACAGGGCGAAATCAATGGGAAGAAACAGGATTTTGCTGTATGAACCGGCTTCTCCCGAAGAAAAAGCCATTGGGACTTTCATGAAGGCCGGCCCGTCTTTCCCCTCAAAGAAATAA